One region of Nitrospiria bacterium genomic DNA includes:
- a CDS encoding cold-shock protein encodes MAKGKVKWFNAGKGFGFIEQESGGDVFVHFSAIQDEGYKSLDEGQAVEFEVTQGPKGAQATNVVKIQ; translated from the coding sequence ATGGCAAAAGGAAAAGTAAAGTGGTTCAATGCCGGCAAAGGCTTTGGATTCATCGAGCAGGAATCGGGCGGAGATGTTTTCGTCCATTTCTCAGCGATCCAGGACGAAGGCTATAAGTCGCTTGACGAGGGCCAAGCCGTGGAATTTGAAGTGACCCAGGGACCGAAAGGCGCCCAGGCCACGAACGTCGTTAAGATTCAGTAA